One window of Xanthomonas sp. 10-10 genomic DNA carries:
- a CDS encoding phosphatidate cytidylyltransferase, with amino-acid sequence MTKTRVIAALIMAPLAICAIVLLPTQWLAALAAILFLTGLWEWLKLSGIDDSLPRTVLLMLNLLLMVLMVWASAGSMVLFQIAALVGVVWWLLALLWLRFFTFGADHGNGQARALKLAAGTLAVLPAWAALVLLHANPDKGNLWLLTALTMVWAADSGAYFAGRAFGKHKLAPRISPNKTIEGLLGGMVAGIAVACAFGWLAGLTLAHVPQLVLVAAVAVLASVLGDLFESLLKRHAGAKDSGTVIPGHGGVLDRIDGVLAALPVFALGKEILGF; translated from the coding sequence ATGACCAAGACCCGCGTGATTGCCGCGCTGATCATGGCGCCGCTCGCCATCTGTGCGATCGTGCTGCTGCCCACGCAATGGCTGGCGGCGCTGGCGGCGATCCTGTTCCTGACCGGTCTGTGGGAGTGGCTCAAGCTCTCCGGCATCGACGACAGCCTGCCCCGCACCGTGCTGCTGATGCTCAATCTGCTACTGATGGTGCTGATGGTGTGGGCGTCGGCCGGCTCCATGGTGCTGTTCCAGATCGCCGCCCTGGTGGGCGTGGTCTGGTGGCTGCTGGCGCTGCTGTGGCTGCGCTTTTTCACCTTTGGCGCCGATCATGGCAATGGCCAGGCGCGCGCGCTCAAGCTCGCTGCCGGTACGCTGGCAGTGCTTCCGGCCTGGGCCGCGCTGGTGCTGCTGCACGCCAACCCGGACAAGGGCAACCTGTGGCTGCTGACCGCGCTGACCATGGTCTGGGCGGCCGACTCGGGGGCGTATTTCGCCGGGCGCGCGTTCGGCAAGCACAAGCTGGCGCCGCGCATCAGCCCGAACAAGACCATCGAAGGCCTGCTCGGCGGGATGGTCGCCGGTATCGCGGTGGCCTGCGCCTTCGGCTGGCTGGCCGGACTGACCCTGGCGCATGTGCCGCAGCTGGTCCTGGTCGCGGCGGTGGCGGTGCTGGCGTCGGTGCTGGGCGACCTGTTCGAGAGCCTGCTCAAGCGCCATGCCGGCGCCAAGGACTCGGGCACGGTCATTCCCGGACACGGCGGCGTGCTGGATCGCATCGATGGCGTACTCGCCGCCCTGCCGGTGTTCGCACTCGGCAAGGAAATTCTCGGATTCTAA